From a region of the Malania oleifera isolate guangnan ecotype guangnan chromosome 12, ASM2987363v1, whole genome shotgun sequence genome:
- the LOC131143708 gene encoding uncharacterized protein LOC131143708, whose translation MTQEQNPYQQISSNTSSGGGGGSSKNQKRSKIPQRGPGVAELEKILKEQHKREEANKASEVFHSQSRSVPLLGRHYHPQPSPIHHPPPPASAGTPPLPMTAIDLPSSHPIAQLIPSIPNPHDLFNPTHIPRGTLYGDGSSDSLGGGGSSGASGGAGSGGGGGVGVSVIGGLGSTMDCAGQGCLPKTRSFCQSNFSGEFPKLDSRLKSSAQFSDQYDAYRYSRFLQQKNHYQFPPHMVNVWPSARLDLQTEPPSNQNNCDSICLLPEEENPQPSAQLMVGVKRPWPYAVTDSTRAPPLHRSRVPHFSPDMQRPEQSSSCGSHRAFDFESEQTKTISRNAKRRDLRELKSQKCIADHAAFDGNILSLRPPINPTSSPDSSKSDILPFQISSQDTYQSLGTSGSFQQKPFYNFIPPREHTDGGETTLSLNNRRGKPGEDGINLDLKL comes from the exons ATGACACAAGAACAGAACCCATATCAGCAAATTTCCAGCAACACTAGCAGCGGCGGCGGCGGAGGTTCTTCGAAAAACCAGAAGCGCTCAAAAATCCCACAGAGGGGGCCTGGTGTTGCAGAGCTTGAAAAGATCTTGAAAGAGCAGCACAAGAGAGAAGAGGCTAATAAAGCATCTGAAGTGTTTCATTCCCAATCACGTTCGGTCCCTCTTCTTGGCCGCCATTACCACCCTCAACCCTCTCCGATCCATCATCCTCCGCCGCCGGCTTCCGCAGGGACGCCGCCGCTTCCAATGACAGCAATAGATCTTCCTTCCTCGCATCCTATAGCTCAACTCATTCCGTCAATCCCGAATCCTCATGATCTTTTCAACCCAACTCATATCCCCCGGGGAACCCTCTATGGTGATGGCAGTAGTGATTCGCTCGGAGGTGGCGGTAGCAGCGGTGCGAGCGGCGGCGCTGGCAGCGGTGGAGGAGGAGGAGTAGGTGTGTCTGTAATTGGTGGGTTGGGCTCGACCATGGATTGTGCAGGACAAGGCTGTCTTCCGAAAACGCGGAGCTTTTGCCAATCTAATTTTAGCGGTGAATTTCCCAAATTGGACTCTCGGCTCAAATCTTCCGCCCAATTTTCCGACCAATATGATGCGTATAGGTATTCACGCTTTTTGCAGCAAAAAAACCATTATCAATTCCCACCTCACATG GTAAATGTTTGGCCTTCAGCCAGACTTGATCTTCAAACAGAGCCCCCTTCAAACCAAAATAATTGTGACAGCATTTGCTTGTTGCCAGAGGAAGAAAATCCACAGCCAAGTGCCCAACTG ATGGTTGGCGTGAAGCGGCCATGGCCATACGCTGTGACGGACAGCACGCGGGCACCTCCTCTCCACCGCAGTAGAGTTCCTCATTTTTCTCCTGACATGCAAAGACCAGAGCAGTCATCTTCATGTGGAAGTCACAGAGCCTTCGATTTTGAATCTGAACAAACCAAGACAATCTCAAG AAACGCCAAGAGGAGAGACCTGCGTGAACTGAAATCCCAGAAGTGCATTGCAGATCATGCAGCTTTTGATGGAAATATCCTCTCATTGAGGCCGCCCATAAATCCTACTTCTAGTCCCGACAGCAGCAAATCTGATATTCTCCCATTTCAG ATAAGCAGTCAGGATACATACCAAAGTTTAGGAACCAGTGGTTCATTTCAGCAGAAGCCCTTCTATAACTTCATACCACCCCGGGAACATACCGACGGGGGAGAAACCACCTTGAGCTTGAACAATAGAAGAGGAAAACCAGGAGAAGACGGTATAAATCTCGACCTAAAGCTCTAA